A single Deltaproteobacteria bacterium CG11_big_fil_rev_8_21_14_0_20_42_23 DNA region contains:
- the rsmG gene encoding 16S rRNA (guanine(527)-N(7))-methyltransferase RsmG has product MINDLFFSYIDLLLKWNAKINLTAITDPAEIKIKHIEDALHVLPYVKNATSLIDLGTGGGIPGVPIKLSLPELRVVLLDATQKKTNFLQQVILSLHLNNISTACGRAEDKNLQKQCGKFDIVISRATWALKEYLPLAVPYLKEGGSIIAMKSAKADEELSDAKEVLKSLSLQLIHREDYALSNQDKRTLFVFALAHEG; this is encoded by the coding sequence ATGATAAACGATTTGTTTTTTTCTTACATCGATCTTCTTTTAAAGTGGAATGCCAAAATTAATCTCACTGCTATTACTGATCCTGCTGAAATCAAAATTAAGCATATTGAAGATGCTCTCCACGTTTTGCCTTACGTCAAAAATGCAACGAGCCTTATTGATCTCGGCACCGGAGGAGGTATACCCGGAGTGCCAATAAAATTGAGCCTGCCAGAATTACGTGTTGTGCTTCTTGACGCTACTCAGAAAAAAACCAATTTTTTACAACAAGTTATTCTTTCATTGCACTTGAACAACATATCCACAGCATGTGGACGAGCTGAGGATAAAAATCTCCAGAAGCAGTGTGGAAAATTTGACATCGTTATTAGCAGAGCAACATGGGCTTTAAAAGAATATCTTCCACTTGCTGTTCCTTACCTTAAAGAAGGCGGCTCTATCATTGCGATGAAGTCTGCAAAGGCCGATGAAGAGTTATCCGACGCAAAAGAAGTTTTAAAATCTTTATCGCTCCAATTGATTCATCGAGAAGACTATGCGCTTTCAAATCAAGACAAGAGAACACTTTTCGTGTTTGCGTTGGCTCATGAAGGGTGA
- a CDS encoding DNA-3-methyladenine glycosylase I — protein MKKRCAWVTEDKIYQDYHDHEWGVPVYDDRVLFEFLLLEGAQAGLSWLTVLKRRESYREAFANFDPQKVAKFSSQKVEKLLLNPGIIRNRLKVEAAITNAKCFLEVQREFGSFANYSWQFVGGKPLQNKRKTIKELPPHTEISDAWSKDMKRRGFKFVGSTILYAHMQAVGMVNDHTIDCFRHAEIARLTPAPSQKNGLKR, from the coding sequence ATGAAAAAAAGATGTGCTTGGGTTACTGAAGACAAAATCTATCAAGACTACCACGATCATGAGTGGGGAGTTCCCGTTTATGACGATAGAGTTTTATTTGAGTTTCTTCTTTTGGAAGGTGCGCAAGCAGGTTTAAGTTGGCTTACTGTTTTAAAGCGGAGAGAATCTTATCGTGAAGCCTTCGCAAACTTTGATCCTCAAAAAGTAGCAAAGTTCTCATCCCAAAAAGTGGAGAAGCTCTTGCTAAACCCCGGCATTATTCGCAATCGATTAAAAGTGGAGGCTGCTATTACGAATGCGAAATGCTTTTTGGAAGTTCAAAGGGAATTTGGAAGTTTTGCAAACTATAGTTGGCAGTTTGTAGGAGGAAAACCGCTTCAAAATAAACGGAAAACCATAAAAGAACTTCCTCCTCATACCGAAATTTCAGATGCTTGGAGTAAAGATATGAAACGGCGCGGCTTTAAATTTGTGGGTTCAACTATTTTATACGCCCATATGCAGGCGGTAGGAATGGTGAATGATCATACGATTGATTGTTTTCGACACGCAGAAATAGCAAGGCTTACCCCTGCACCTTCTCAAAAAAATGGATTAAAACGATGA